A portion of the Pseudarthrobacter defluvii genome contains these proteins:
- a CDS encoding BMP family lipoprotein: MKKSLRAVFKRGSMAGVATLGASALVLTACGAAPEAGSSPSAGASDYTGCIVSDSGGFDDQSFNQSSYEGLKKTEKDLGIKVNQIESKTNNDFEPNLRAMVTAGCNLTITVGFLLGDATKAQATANPDKHFAIIDFGYDQPISNVKPIIYDTAQAAFLAGYLAAGTTKTGTVATFGGIKIPTVTIFMDGYADGVKYYNQQKGKNVKLLGWNKDSQDGSFTGDFEKQDVGKQLTKNFLDQGADIVMPVAGPVGKGAGAALNEAKAAGKDVKLIWVDSDGYLTAPDYKGIMLSSVMKQMGEAVETVVTEDKDGKFNNTPYVGTLANDGVQLAPFHDLDSQVPAELKSDLEKIKKDIVDGKLKVESAASPKA; encoded by the coding sequence TTGAAGAAATCACTCCGTGCCGTCTTCAAGCGCGGTTCAATGGCAGGTGTGGCCACCCTCGGTGCGTCCGCACTCGTGCTCACCGCCTGCGGTGCCGCCCCCGAAGCCGGAAGCTCCCCGTCAGCAGGGGCCAGCGACTACACCGGCTGCATTGTGTCGGACTCCGGTGGATTCGACGACCAGTCCTTCAACCAGTCCTCCTACGAGGGCCTGAAGAAGACGGAGAAAGACCTTGGCATCAAGGTCAACCAGATCGAGTCCAAGACCAACAACGACTTCGAACCCAACCTCCGGGCCATGGTCACGGCCGGCTGCAACCTGACCATCACCGTGGGCTTCCTGCTCGGCGACGCCACCAAGGCCCAGGCCACCGCCAACCCGGACAAGCACTTCGCCATCATCGACTTCGGTTACGACCAGCCCATCAGCAACGTCAAGCCCATCATCTACGACACCGCCCAGGCCGCCTTCCTGGCCGGCTACCTCGCCGCAGGAACCACCAAGACCGGCACCGTGGCCACCTTCGGCGGCATCAAGATCCCCACCGTGACCATCTTCATGGACGGCTACGCGGACGGCGTGAAGTACTACAACCAGCAGAAGGGCAAGAACGTCAAGCTCCTCGGCTGGAACAAGGACTCCCAGGACGGCAGCTTCACCGGCGACTTCGAAAAGCAGGACGTTGGCAAGCAGCTGACCAAGAACTTCCTGGACCAGGGCGCGGACATCGTCATGCCCGTGGCCGGTCCCGTGGGCAAGGGCGCCGGAGCCGCGCTCAACGAGGCCAAGGCCGCCGGCAAGGACGTCAAGCTCATCTGGGTTGACTCCGACGGCTACCTCACCGCCCCTGACTACAAGGGCATCATGCTCTCCTCCGTCATGAAGCAGATGGGCGAGGCCGTGGAAACCGTGGTCACCGAGGACAAGGACGGCAAGTTCAACAACACCCCGTACGTGGGCACCCTTGCCAACGACGGCGTACAGCTGGCACCCTTCCACGACCTCGACTCCCAGGTCCCGGCCGAGCTGAAGTCCGACCTCGAGAAGATCAAGAAGGACATTGTGGACGGCAAGCTGAAGGTTGAGTCCGCAGCAAGCCCCAAGGCCTGA
- a CDS encoding ABC transporter ATP-binding protein translates to MKLELRGITKRFGTLLANDHIDVVVEPGQIHCLLGENGAGKSTLMNVLYGLYEPTEGEILVDDKPVSFRGPGDAMAAGIGMVHQHFMLVPVFTVAENVALGAEPTKAAGFLNLDQTRQRIKEISDQYGFDVDPDALVEDLPVGVQQRVEIIKALVRNAKVLILDEPTAVLTPQETDELLDIMRQLKSRGTSIVFISHKLREVKEVSDTITVIRRGKVVGTADPAASTTELASMMVGRAVSLNLEKAPAQPRETTFEVSDLTVVAPNGQHVVDHLSFHIKRGEILAIAGVQGNGQTELTEAILGLQERVTGSIVLDGKELVGRSVKEVLDAGVGFVPEDRTVDGLVGTFSVAENLILDLYDKPPFAKGISMSPAKIMENAKARIGEFDVRTPSAASAAGTLSGGNQQKLVMARELSRPLRLFIASQPTRGVDVGSIEFLHRRIVAERDQGTPVMIISTELDEVMELADRIAVLYKGKLVGTVPAGTGRDVLGLMMAGIPPEEHAPNGHAHAPQAGIPAATSNAEGADHA, encoded by the coding sequence TTGAAACTTGAGCTTCGAGGGATCACTAAACGCTTTGGCACGCTGCTGGCCAACGACCACATCGACGTGGTGGTTGAGCCGGGACAGATCCACTGCCTCCTTGGAGAAAACGGGGCGGGCAAGTCCACCCTAATGAACGTGCTCTACGGGCTCTACGAGCCCACCGAAGGCGAAATCCTCGTCGATGACAAGCCCGTCAGCTTCCGCGGCCCGGGCGACGCCATGGCCGCGGGAATCGGCATGGTGCACCAGCACTTCATGCTGGTGCCGGTGTTCACCGTGGCGGAGAACGTTGCACTGGGCGCCGAACCCACCAAAGCCGCAGGCTTCCTCAACCTGGACCAGACCAGGCAGCGCATCAAGGAAATCTCGGACCAGTACGGCTTCGACGTGGACCCGGACGCCCTGGTGGAGGACCTCCCGGTGGGCGTGCAGCAACGGGTCGAAATCATCAAGGCCCTGGTGCGCAACGCCAAGGTCCTCATCCTCGACGAACCCACTGCCGTGCTGACACCCCAGGAGACCGATGAACTCCTGGACATCATGCGCCAGCTCAAGTCGCGCGGCACCTCCATCGTCTTCATCTCGCACAAGCTGCGCGAGGTCAAGGAAGTCTCGGACACCATCACCGTCATCCGGCGGGGAAAGGTGGTAGGCACCGCCGATCCTGCCGCTTCCACCACCGAGCTTGCTTCGATGATGGTGGGCCGGGCTGTCAGCCTGAACCTGGAGAAGGCGCCCGCCCAGCCCAGGGAAACCACGTTCGAAGTCAGCGACCTCACCGTCGTCGCACCCAACGGCCAGCACGTGGTGGACCACCTCAGCTTCCACATCAAACGGGGTGAGATTTTGGCCATTGCCGGCGTGCAGGGCAACGGCCAGACTGAACTCACCGAAGCCATCCTGGGCCTGCAGGAACGGGTTACCGGCTCCATCGTCCTGGACGGCAAGGAACTGGTGGGCCGGTCCGTCAAGGAGGTCCTGGACGCGGGGGTCGGCTTTGTTCCGGAAGACCGCACAGTGGACGGGCTGGTAGGCACTTTCTCCGTGGCTGAAAACCTGATCCTTGACCTTTACGACAAGCCGCCGTTCGCCAAGGGCATCAGCATGAGCCCGGCGAAAATCATGGAAAACGCCAAGGCCCGCATCGGTGAATTCGACGTGCGCACGCCCTCGGCCGCATCCGCCGCCGGAACGCTGTCCGGCGGCAACCAGCAAAAACTCGTCATGGCCCGCGAACTGTCCCGCCCGCTGCGGCTGTTCATCGCCTCCCAACCCACCCGCGGCGTGGACGTAGGGTCCATCGAATTCCTGCACCGGCGGATCGTCGCCGAGCGTGACCAGGGGACCCCGGTGATGATCATTTCCACCGAGCTGGACGAAGTCATGGAACTGGCTGACCGCATCGCAGTGCTCTACAAGGGCAAGCTGGTGGGCACCGTCCCTGCAGGGACCGGCCGGGACGTCCTGGGCCTCATGATGGCAGGCATCCCGCCCGAAGAACACGCGCCCAATGGGCACGCACACGCCCCGCAGGCCGGCATACCGGCCGCCACCTCCAACGCCGAGGGAGCCGACCATGCCTGA
- a CDS encoding ABC transporter permease: MPDQPSPKHAQENQHAENQPAEESLGADKHRHAADTPKGAAAPASEESATVVAVDTAGGAMQPSAVPATAQSGRLPGGSDTVLRRIFTGSGMVSVLAVLLALIIGGLLIASTDKQVATASGYFFARPTDMLTAVWNAATRSYIALFQGSVFNPRGNGLAAQFAPFMETLTIATPLITAGLGVALAFRAGLFNIGAQGQIIVAGILAAWVGFALHLPIGLHLLLVLVAGIVGGALWGGLAGLLKARTGAHEVILTIMFNYIALYFLRYLLNTPAFQRPGESNPISPILDPSAVYPQILGSQYRLHLGFLLAIAATVLVWWLLNRSTVGFEFRAVGANPNAAQTAGINVSRSTILVMAIAGGLAGMSGVAQVAGTEKVLTDGVAATYGFDAITVALLGRSTPWGTFAAGLLFGAFRAGAVQMQIQTGTPIDIVLVVQSLIVLFIAAPPLVRAVFGLNPRRRKPARAAKSGQAATTGGAA, encoded by the coding sequence ATGCCTGACCAGCCTTCCCCCAAGCATGCCCAAGAGAACCAGCACGCCGAAAACCAGCCCGCTGAAGAAAGCCTTGGGGCTGACAAGCACCGGCACGCAGCCGACACCCCGAAGGGTGCCGCGGCGCCCGCTTCGGAGGAAAGCGCAACGGTGGTGGCGGTCGACACCGCCGGCGGCGCCATGCAGCCCTCGGCGGTTCCGGCCACGGCCCAAAGCGGACGGTTGCCGGGTGGCTCCGATACCGTGCTGCGCCGGATCTTCACCGGGAGCGGCATGGTCTCGGTCCTGGCGGTGCTGCTGGCGCTGATCATCGGCGGCCTGCTCATCGCCAGCACGGACAAGCAGGTGGCCACCGCGTCCGGCTACTTCTTCGCCAGGCCCACGGACATGCTGACGGCGGTATGGAACGCCGCCACCCGCTCCTACATCGCGCTGTTCCAAGGCTCGGTGTTCAACCCCCGGGGCAACGGCCTGGCCGCGCAGTTTGCCCCGTTCATGGAGACCCTCACCATCGCCACGCCGCTGATCACTGCCGGCCTGGGCGTGGCGCTGGCCTTCCGGGCGGGCCTGTTCAACATCGGTGCGCAGGGCCAGATCATTGTGGCAGGCATCCTGGCGGCCTGGGTGGGCTTTGCACTGCACCTGCCGATCGGCCTGCACCTGCTGCTGGTGCTCGTGGCCGGCATCGTCGGCGGCGCCCTCTGGGGCGGCCTCGCCGGCCTGCTCAAAGCCCGGACCGGAGCCCACGAAGTCATCCTGACCATCATGTTCAACTACATAGCGCTTTACTTCCTGCGCTACCTGTTGAACACGCCGGCGTTCCAGCGGCCGGGGGAGTCAAACCCCATCTCGCCCATCCTGGACCCCAGCGCGGTGTACCCGCAGATCCTGGGCAGCCAGTATCGGCTGCACCTTGGCTTCCTCCTGGCGATCGCCGCCACCGTCCTGGTGTGGTGGCTTCTGAACCGGTCCACGGTGGGCTTCGAGTTCCGGGCCGTGGGCGCCAACCCGAACGCCGCGCAGACCGCGGGCATCAACGTCTCCCGGTCCACCATCCTGGTCATGGCCATCGCAGGCGGCCTCGCCGGCATGTCCGGCGTGGCGCAGGTTGCCGGCACCGAAAAGGTGCTCACCGACGGCGTGGCCGCCACGTACGGCTTTGACGCCATCACGGTTGCCCTGCTGGGACGTTCGACGCCGTGGGGCACGTTCGCTGCCGGCCTGCTGTTCGGCGCCTTCCGCGCCGGGGCGGTCCAGATGCAGATCCAGACCGGCACCCCCATCGACATCGTCCTGGTGGTCCAGTCCCTGATTGTCCTTTTCATCGCCGCACCGCCGCTGGTCCGGGCCGTCTTCGGCCTGAACCCCCGGCGCAGGAAGCCCGCGCGCGCAGCCAAGTCCGGGCAGGCAGCCACAACCGGAGGTGCCGCATGA
- a CDS encoding ABC transporter permease produces the protein MSTTVSSSRPGNPQPRGPKADAPSGTPAAKPVSWKTPVLLTVFALISLVFFGLLAPHQTASFGISTGGDFFQLPALEINAFAGGIVLSVLLVGLAGYALYLKTRNQPAPGWLPVTFIVIFVAAFLIWVVGGARTPTISLAGLIAGSVTLAVPLVFGSLSGVLCERVGVVNIAIEGQLLGGAFTAAIVASMTKSALVGLLAAAIAGAVVSMVLALFSIKYLVNQIIVGVVLNVLVSGVTGFLFSTVMQANKAQFNSPPGLDVIDIPVLSSIPIIGPILFRQSLVGYLMYVAVAVVWVGLFKTRWGLRVRAVGEHPQAADTLGINVNATRFWNVTLGGAVAGIGGSFFTLVAIDSFTKEISGGRGFIALAALIFGRWNPVGAFFAALLFGFADNLQSIVTIIGTPVPSQFMAMLPYLVTVLAVAGLVGKSRGPAASGIPYVKG, from the coding sequence ATGAGCACAACAGTTTCGTCGTCCAGGCCCGGCAACCCCCAGCCCCGCGGCCCCAAAGCAGACGCCCCTTCCGGAACGCCCGCCGCCAAACCAGTCAGCTGGAAAACGCCCGTCCTGCTCACCGTGTTCGCGTTGATCTCCCTGGTGTTCTTCGGACTCCTGGCACCCCACCAGACGGCAAGCTTCGGCATCTCAACCGGCGGTGATTTCTTTCAGCTACCGGCTCTGGAAATCAACGCCTTCGCCGGTGGCATCGTACTGTCGGTGCTTCTCGTGGGCCTGGCGGGCTACGCCCTCTATTTGAAGACCAGGAACCAGCCAGCCCCCGGCTGGCTGCCCGTCACGTTCATCGTGATCTTCGTGGCTGCGTTCCTCATTTGGGTGGTGGGCGGGGCCCGCACCCCCACCATCTCGCTGGCGGGCCTCATCGCCGGATCCGTGACGCTCGCCGTTCCGCTCGTGTTCGGTTCGCTCTCCGGTGTCCTGTGTGAGCGCGTAGGAGTGGTGAACATCGCCATCGAAGGGCAACTCCTGGGCGGGGCGTTCACCGCGGCCATCGTTGCCAGCATGACCAAGAGTGCTTTGGTCGGGTTGTTGGCGGCCGCCATCGCCGGTGCAGTGGTGTCCATGGTCCTGGCGCTGTTCAGCATCAAGTACCTGGTCAACCAGATCATCGTCGGCGTCGTCCTGAACGTGCTGGTCTCCGGCGTGACCGGCTTCCTCTTCAGCACCGTGATGCAGGCCAACAAGGCCCAGTTCAACTCACCTCCCGGCCTGGACGTCATCGACATCCCGGTCCTCTCCAGCATCCCGATCATCGGGCCCATCCTGTTCCGGCAGTCGCTGGTGGGGTACCTCATGTACGTGGCCGTCGCGGTGGTCTGGGTGGGCCTGTTCAAGACCAGGTGGGGCCTGCGTGTTCGCGCGGTGGGGGAGCACCCCCAGGCGGCGGACACCTTGGGCATCAACGTCAACGCCACCCGGTTCTGGAACGTCACCCTGGGCGGTGCTGTGGCCGGCATCGGTGGCTCGTTCTTCACCCTTGTTGCCATCGACAGCTTCACCAAGGAAATCTCCGGGGGGCGCGGCTTCATTGCCCTGGCCGCCCTGATCTTCGGACGCTGGAACCCGGTGGGTGCCTTCTTTGCGGCACTCCTGTTCGGCTTTGCCGACAACCTGCAGAGCATCGTCACCATCATCGGAACCCCCGTGCCCAGCCAGTTCATGGCCATGCTGCCCTACCTGGTCACCGTGCTCGCCGTCGCCGGCCTGGTGGGCAAATCCAGGGGGCCGGCCGCCAGCGGCATCCCTTACGTCAAGGGATGA
- a CDS encoding cytidine deaminase: protein MESAELVNAQAVDWAALEAAAVAAMKNAYAPYSKFPVGAAALTGDGRIVSGCNVENASYGLTLCAECALVGNLQMTGGGLLRAFYCVDGEGNILMPCGRCRQLLYEFRAPDMQVMTTQGIKTMDQVLPDAFGPEHLEETR from the coding sequence ATGGAAAGTGCAGAATTGGTCAACGCACAGGCCGTGGACTGGGCAGCCCTGGAGGCAGCCGCCGTCGCCGCCATGAAGAATGCCTACGCCCCGTACTCGAAGTTTCCGGTAGGCGCCGCGGCGCTCACCGGGGATGGCCGGATCGTCAGCGGCTGCAATGTGGAAAACGCCAGCTACGGGCTGACCCTCTGCGCCGAATGTGCCCTGGTGGGAAATTTGCAGATGACCGGCGGCGGCCTGCTGCGGGCGTTCTACTGCGTTGACGGGGAGGGAAACATCCTTATGCCCTGTGGCCGGTGCCGCCAGCTGCTGTACGAATTCCGTGCCCCGGACATGCAGGTCATGACTACCCAAGGCATCAAGACCATGGACCAGGTGCTGCCCGACGCCTTCGGTCCCGAACACCTGGAGGAGACCCGGTGA
- a CDS encoding thymidine phosphorylase, whose protein sequence is MTENRTPNSRAEAFDAVDIIRIKRDKGTLSPEQIDWTIDAYTRGAIADEQMAALNMAILLNGMDRPEIARWTAAMIASGERMDFSSLRRPDGGLKYTTDKHSTGGVGDKITLPLAPLVAVFGVAVPQLSGRGLGHTGGTLDKLESIPGWRANLSNDEILAQLQDVGAVICAAGAGLAPADKKLYALRDVTGTVEAIPLIASSIMSKKIAEGTGSLVLDVKVGSGAFMKDEAKARELAETMVALGKDAGVNTVALLTNMDTPLGLTAGNAIEVEESLEVLAGGGPDDVVELTVRLAEEMLAAAGVRDADPAAALKDGRAMDVWNRMISAQGGDPRAALPKARESDVVYAPADGVLVELDALAVGVAAWRLGAGRARKEDPVQAGAGVRMHAKPGATVRAGEPLMTLLTNTPERFARAREALEHAVVIAPEGSRPAQQLIIDRIA, encoded by the coding sequence GTGACTGAGAACCGAACACCGAACAGCCGCGCCGAAGCGTTCGACGCCGTCGACATCATCCGCATCAAGCGGGACAAGGGGACGCTGAGCCCCGAACAGATCGACTGGACCATTGACGCGTACACCCGCGGGGCCATCGCTGACGAGCAGATGGCGGCCTTGAACATGGCCATCCTGCTCAACGGCATGGACCGGCCCGAGATTGCCCGCTGGACGGCGGCCATGATCGCTTCCGGTGAACGGATGGATTTCTCCAGCCTTCGGCGTCCCGACGGCGGCCTGAAGTACACGACGGACAAACACTCCACGGGTGGGGTGGGGGACAAGATCACCCTGCCGCTGGCCCCGCTGGTGGCGGTATTCGGCGTCGCCGTTCCCCAGCTGTCCGGCCGCGGCCTGGGGCACACCGGAGGCACCCTGGACAAGCTGGAGTCAATCCCCGGCTGGCGGGCCAACCTCAGCAACGACGAGATCCTGGCCCAGCTCCAGGACGTTGGCGCAGTGATCTGCGCCGCCGGCGCCGGACTTGCCCCCGCCGACAAGAAGCTGTACGCGCTCCGGGACGTCACCGGCACAGTGGAGGCCATCCCGCTGATCGCGTCATCGATCATGAGCAAGAAGATCGCAGAGGGCACCGGCTCGCTGGTCCTGGACGTCAAGGTGGGCAGCGGCGCGTTCATGAAGGACGAAGCCAAAGCCCGCGAACTCGCCGAAACCATGGTGGCGCTGGGCAAGGACGCAGGAGTCAACACTGTTGCGCTGCTGACCAACATGGACACCCCGCTGGGCCTTACCGCCGGCAATGCCATCGAGGTCGAGGAATCGCTGGAGGTCCTGGCGGGCGGCGGTCCTGATGACGTGGTGGAGCTGACTGTGCGGCTCGCCGAAGAAATGCTCGCCGCGGCAGGAGTGCGCGACGCCGATCCCGCTGCCGCGCTGAAGGACGGCCGGGCCATGGACGTCTGGAACCGGATGATCTCCGCCCAGGGCGGCGACCCCCGGGCAGCCCTGCCAAAGGCCAGGGAATCCGACGTCGTATACGCCCCCGCCGACGGGGTGCTGGTTGAACTGGACGCGCTCGCCGTTGGCGTGGCCGCGTGGCGCCTGGGTGCCGGCCGTGCACGGAAGGAGGACCCCGTCCAGGCCGGGGCGGGGGTGCGCATGCACGCCAAGCCGGGCGCCACAGTCCGCGCAGGGGAGCCGCTGATGACGCTGCTCACCAATACTCCGGAGCGGTTCGCCCGTGCCCGCGAAGCCCTGGAACACGCCGTGGTTATTGCTCCGGAAGGTTCACGGCCCGCCCAGCAGCTCATCATCGACCGCATAGCATAG
- a CDS encoding DedA family protein, whose translation MQAINDFILAAAGQPWVLVLVLACCIIDGFFPPVPSESVVVGLAAVAATADVPNPLFLALVAAAGAFAGDNIAYLLGRRVGTTRWAWMRGPRMQAAFRWAGRELRKRPASLILVARFVPIGRVAVNLTAGVTHYPHLRFVGLTVLSASLWAAYSVAIGLFFGQWFEDNHLLGAAIAIVCAVALGVVVDLVINKFRGKPNVVERIREPGA comes from the coding sequence ATGCAGGCCATCAATGACTTCATCCTCGCCGCAGCCGGACAGCCGTGGGTGCTGGTCCTGGTGCTGGCCTGCTGCATCATCGACGGCTTCTTTCCGCCGGTCCCCAGCGAGTCGGTGGTGGTGGGCCTCGCGGCGGTAGCGGCCACCGCCGATGTTCCCAATCCGCTGTTCCTGGCCCTGGTGGCTGCAGCGGGGGCCTTCGCCGGGGACAACATCGCCTACCTCCTTGGCCGCCGTGTGGGCACCACTCGATGGGCGTGGATGCGCGGGCCCCGCATGCAGGCCGCTTTCCGCTGGGCGGGCCGTGAGCTGCGGAAGCGGCCGGCGTCGCTGATCCTGGTGGCGCGCTTCGTCCCGATCGGCAGGGTTGCCGTCAACCTGACCGCCGGGGTCACCCACTATCCCCACCTGCGGTTCGTGGGGTTGACCGTCCTTTCCGCCAGCCTGTGGGCAGCCTACTCGGTGGCTATCGGGCTTTTCTTTGGCCAGTGGTTTGAGGACAACCACCTCCTGGGTGCCGCAATCGCCATTGTCTGCGCCGTCGCGCTGGGCGTCGTGGTGGACCTGGTGATCAACAAATTCCGCGGCAAACCCAATGTGGTGGAACGGATCCGGGAACCCGGGGCCTGA
- a CDS encoding DedA family protein, with protein sequence MEFINEAVLHAAGQWWIYPVLLVFFFVDGFAMVVPSETLIVALAAFSRHSGEPNLWILGVTALVGAIAGDNMAYMLGRRIGLDRWGWMRKPKVRKVFAWARYELEKRGAVLIFTARYIPWGRVAVNYVAGSTGFSHRRFFVFDAFACLTWVGYSLGIGLLASSFPWLHHNPLLSAGIAVVFAIVLGVVIDHLLRWWHKRLGRDDTPDADGWTEGSSGSGHEGRPGTQAFVVPSAEAGPAAK encoded by the coding sequence GTGGAGTTTATTAATGAGGCCGTGCTCCATGCAGCGGGCCAGTGGTGGATTTACCCCGTCCTGCTCGTGTTCTTCTTCGTGGACGGCTTCGCCATGGTGGTCCCCAGCGAGACCCTCATCGTCGCTCTTGCTGCGTTCTCCCGGCACAGCGGCGAACCCAACCTCTGGATCCTTGGTGTCACGGCGCTGGTAGGCGCCATCGCCGGCGACAACATGGCCTATATGCTCGGCCGCAGGATCGGCCTGGACCGGTGGGGGTGGATGCGCAAGCCCAAGGTCCGGAAAGTCTTCGCGTGGGCCCGCTATGAGCTTGAAAAGCGCGGGGCTGTGCTGATCTTCACCGCCCGCTACATCCCCTGGGGCCGGGTGGCCGTCAACTACGTCGCCGGCAGCACAGGTTTTTCGCACCGCAGGTTCTTTGTGTTCGACGCCTTCGCCTGCCTTACCTGGGTGGGCTACTCCCTTGGCATCGGCCTGCTGGCCAGCTCCTTCCCCTGGCTGCACCACAACCCGCTGCTCAGCGCTGGCATCGCGGTAGTGTTCGCCATCGTCCTGGGCGTCGTCATCGACCACCTGCTGCGCTGGTGGCACAAACGGCTGGGACGTGACGATACGCCGGACGCGGACGGCTGGACCGAAGGATCCTCCGGCTCCGGCCACGAGGGCCGGCCCGGCACGCAGGCCTTCGTGGTGCCGTCGGCAGAGGCAGGCCCCGCCGCCAAGTAG
- a CDS encoding adenosine deaminase, translated as MTEPIVDAAPAIDFDLKSLPKVSLHDHLDGGLRPATIIELAEAVGHTLPSTDPVALGQWFRESADSGSLVRYLETFDHTVAVMQTYDGLFRVAKEFVEDLADDGVVYGEVRWAPEQHLQKGLSLDEVVEAVQEGLEAGVEAVSETGREIQVGQLITAMRHADRGQEIAELAIRHRNKGAVGFDIAGAEDGFLPSRFKDAFTYLAQHNFPATVHAGEAAGLESIQSALVDGRALRLGHGVRIAEDIMVEFDDDEEAGDTVGLVTLGDLSSWVRDRGIALEICPSSNLQTGAIAEFGEGIESHPLDMLYQLGFNVTINTDNRLMSGVTLTDEFNLLVETFDYDLDDLLELTLNAAEASFLPLEEKEALVEYINDAYANLG; from the coding sequence GTGACTGAGCCCATTGTTGACGCCGCCCCTGCCATCGATTTTGACCTGAAGAGCCTGCCGAAGGTCTCCCTGCACGACCACCTGGACGGAGGACTCCGCCCGGCCACCATCATCGAACTGGCGGAAGCCGTTGGCCACACGCTGCCCTCAACGGATCCGGTGGCCCTGGGGCAGTGGTTCCGCGAATCAGCAGACTCCGGATCGCTGGTCCGCTACCTGGAGACGTTCGACCACACGGTAGCCGTCATGCAGACCTACGACGGCCTGTTCCGCGTGGCGAAGGAGTTCGTCGAGGACCTCGCGGACGACGGCGTGGTGTACGGCGAAGTCCGGTGGGCACCCGAGCAGCACCTCCAGAAGGGGCTCAGCCTGGATGAAGTCGTCGAAGCTGTGCAGGAAGGCCTTGAGGCCGGCGTCGAGGCTGTGTCCGAGACCGGACGCGAGATCCAGGTGGGCCAGCTGATCACCGCCATGCGCCACGCCGACCGCGGCCAGGAGATCGCCGAACTGGCCATCCGCCACCGCAACAAGGGTGCCGTGGGCTTTGACATCGCCGGCGCCGAGGACGGCTTCCTGCCCAGCCGCTTCAAGGACGCCTTCACCTACCTTGCACAGCACAATTTCCCCGCCACCGTGCACGCCGGTGAAGCAGCCGGGCTGGAGAGCATCCAGTCGGCGCTGGTGGACGGCCGCGCCCTGCGGCTGGGCCACGGCGTCCGCATCGCCGAGGACATCATGGTGGAGTTCGACGACGACGAGGAAGCCGGCGACACCGTAGGCCTGGTCACCCTGGGCGACCTCTCCAGCTGGGTCCGCGACCGCGGCATCGCACTGGAAATCTGCCCCTCCTCCAACCTGCAGACCGGCGCGATCGCTGAATTCGGCGAAGGGATCGAAAGCCACCCGCTGGACATGCTCTACCAGCTGGGCTTCAACGTCACCATCAACACCGACAACCGCCTGATGAGCGGTGTCACCCTAACGGACGAGTTCAACCTGCTGGTGGAAACCTTCGACTACGACCTCGACGACCTGCTCGAGCTCACCCTCAACGCCGCCGAGGCGTCCTTCCTGCCGCTGGAGGAAAAGGAAGCGCTGGTGGAATACATCAACGACGCCTACGCCAACCTTGGCTGA
- a CDS encoding MazG nucleotide pyrophosphohydrolase domain-containing protein — MGALTHASLVEYLLEEAYEVAETIEEGHPDKELQGELGDVLLQVVLHARLAEERGAFTFDDVARGLGAKMVRRNPHVFRPDGSLQDSFPATVAEIEQKWDAVKRAERPERRGAFEGIPEALPALAKAQKSLDRAARAGLELPAGEPIPENEDELGTLLLAVVRSARDNGMDAERALRAAVRRYQGDDGPQGGRSGPAPS; from the coding sequence ATGGGCGCCCTGACGCACGCTTCCCTGGTGGAGTACCTCCTGGAGGAGGCCTACGAGGTGGCCGAGACCATCGAGGAGGGCCACCCGGACAAGGAGCTCCAGGGCGAACTGGGTGACGTTCTGCTCCAGGTAGTGCTCCATGCCCGCCTTGCGGAGGAGCGCGGCGCGTTCACGTTCGACGACGTGGCGCGCGGCCTGGGTGCCAAAATGGTCCGCCGCAACCCGCACGTCTTCAGGCCGGACGGGTCCCTGCAGGACAGCTTCCCCGCCACGGTGGCGGAGATCGAGCAGAAATGGGATGCGGTCAAGCGGGCCGAACGCCCTGAACGCCGCGGAGCCTTTGAAGGAATCCCGGAGGCCCTCCCGGCGCTGGCCAAAGCGCAAAAGTCGCTGGACCGCGCAGCCCGTGCCGGCCTGGAGCTGCCAGCCGGGGAACCGATCCCCGAAAACGAGGACGAGCTCGGAACCCTGCTGCTCGCCGTCGTGCGTTCCGCCCGGGACAACGGCATGGACGCCGAGCGTGCCCTGCGCGCCGCCGTCCGCCGCTACCAGGGCGATGACGGCCCGCAAGGCGGCCGCAGCGGACCCGCGCCATCATGA